One window from the genome of Salvia miltiorrhiza cultivar Shanhuang (shh) chromosome 7, IMPLAD_Smil_shh, whole genome shotgun sequence encodes:
- the LOC130991490 gene encoding heat shock 70 kDa protein 8: MAEPAYTVASDSETTGEEKSSSHLPEVAIGIDIGTSQCSVAVWSGSEVELIRNTRNQKLMRSYVTFKDEIPAGGVSNQLAHEYEMLSGAAIFNIKRLVGRVDTDPVVHASKCLPFLVQTLNIGVRPFIAALVKNMWRSTTPEEVLAIFLIELRTMAELRLKRPVCSVVLTIPVSFSRFQLTRVERACAMAGLQVLRLMPEPTAVALLYAQQQNVHENMSSGSEKIAVIFNMGAGFCDVAVSATAGGVSQIKALAGSAIGGEDILLNTMRHLLPDMDSHFSTRGIEEITRMGLLRVATQDAIHKLSSQSSVQIDIDLGNGRKICKILDRAEFEQVNREIFEKCESLIKRCLLDAKVEIGDISDVILVGGCSNIPKLQKIVTGVCKKDPYAGINPLEAAVRGAALEGAVATGVNDPFGHLDLLTIQATPLSIGVRADGNSFIPIIHQNTTMPVRRDMILTTVHDNQAEALIIVYEGDEKAVEKNHLLGYFKLTGIPPAPKGVPEINVCLDIDASNVLRVFAGVIMPGAQNPAAPVMEVRMPTIDDGHGWCAEALNATYGSTLDLVTVQKKGMH; this comes from the coding sequence atgGCGGAACCAGCATATACTGTAGCATCTGACAGCGAAACTACTGGAGAGGAAAAATCTTCTTCGCATCTACCAGAAGTAGCAATCGGAATTGACATTGGTACTTCACAATGTAGTGTTGCAGTCTGGAGTGGCTCCGAGGTGGAACTTATCAGGAACACACGAAACCAGAAGTTGATGCGTTCGTATGTCACCTTCAAAGATGAGATTCCTGCTGGAGGCGTGAGCAATCAGTTGGCTCATGAGTATGAGATGCTATCAGGGGCTGCAATCTTCAACATTAAGCGTCTGGTTGGTAGAGTTGACACGGACCCCGTTGTTCATGCGAGCAAATGCCTCCCCTTCCTGGTGCAGACCTTGAACATCGGTGTGAGGCCGTTCATCGCTGCACTAGTTAAGAACATGTGGAGGTCTACTACTCCTGAAGAGGTTCTTGCAATATTTCTCATTGAGCTGAGAACAATGGCTGAGCTCCGGCTGAAGCGTCCTGTATGCAGTGTTGTCTTGACCATTCCAGTGTCGTTTAGTCGGTTCCAGCTGACTCGGGTCGAAAGAGCATGTGCCATGGCTGGTCTTCAAGTCCTGAGGTTGATGCCCGAACCAACTGCAGTCGCATTGCTGTATGCACAGCAGCAGAACGTACACGAGAACATGAGCAGTGGAAGCGAGAAAATCGCTGTTATCTTCAACATGGGTGCTGGATTCTGCGATGTAGCAGTCTCTGCCACTGCAGGAGGAGTGTCGCAGATAAAAGCCTTGGCGGGAAGTGCAATAGGAGGCGAAGACATACTTCTAAATACGATGCGCCACCTCCTACCTGACATGGACAGTCACTTCTCGACCCGTGGGATTGAAGAGATCACGAGGATGGGGTTGCTTCGCGTTGCAACGCAGGATGCTATCCACAAACTCTCCTCCCAATCTAGTGTTCAAATCGATATTGACTTGGGGAACGGGAGAAAGATATGCAAGATTCTTGATAGGGCAGAATTCGAGCAAGTGAACAGAGAAATCTTTGAGAAATGTGAGAGCCTTATCAAACGGTGCTTGCTCGATGCAAAGGTGGAAATAGGGGATATAAGTGATGTTATCCTTGTTGGTGGCTGCTCCAACATCCCGAAGCTGCAAAAGATCGTTACGGGCGTCTGCAAAAAGGATCCATACGCGGGGATCAACCCGTTGGAGGCTGCAGTCCGAGGGGCAGCTCTAGAAGGCGCGGTAGCTACTGGAGTCAACGATCCTTTCGGGCATTTGGACCTTCTAACAATTCAGGCAACACCACTGAGCATTGGAGTGAGAGCAGATGGAAACAGCTTCATCCCGATCATACATCAGAATACGACGATGCCAGTCAGACGCGACATGATCCTCACGACCGTGCATGACAACCAAGCCGAGGCTTTGATCATTGTCTACGAAGGTGACGAGAAAGCCGTGGAAAAGAACCATCTCCTGGGCTATTTCAAGCTCACAGGGATACCACCGGCACCAAAAGGCGTCCCGGAGATTAACGTGTGCTTGGACATCGATGCATCAAATGTTCTGAGAGTTTTTGCAGGAGTGATCATGCCGGGAGCGCAGAACCCTGCAGCTCCGGTCATGGAAGTCCGTATGCCAACTATAGACGACGGCCATGGCTGGTGTGCCGAGGCGCTCAACGCAACTTATGGGTCTACTCTGGATTTGGTGACGGTGCAAAAGAAAGGTATGCATTGA